The following proteins are co-located in the Fluviicola sp. genome:
- a CDS encoding long-chain fatty acid--CoA ligase produces MSAITTDMNEVRRLFDVPAYQLNNFPSTSMFVTKVDGAWIPMTTEEFVALTNQISKGLVALGVSVGERVALVSPNRVEWNILDIAIQQVGAIVVPVYPNISEHDYVYIFNDAGIRHAFVAGEELGNKIQGVKSQIPSLEKIFTFDQLEAFTNYRELIEMGKDIPQNKISELKANVRNEDLATIIYTSGTTGNPKGVMLSHNNLLSNVLSCKFSIPADEHSRVLTFLPVCHVYERMLHYLYMYCGSSIYFAESMDTIGPNLKEVKPHVFTAVPRLLEKVFDRIMLTGEALTGFKRRIFFWSVSVAEQYHTGKLGFWYKLKLGIARKLVFSKWQEALGGEVRAVASGSAALQPRLAQIFLAAGIPVLEGYGLTETSPVISVNCLKKGIKIGTVGPLIDGVKVKIAEDGEILVKGPNVMMGYYNLPEKTAEAIDSQGWFHTGDIGTFEDGIFLKITDRKKEIFKTSGGKYIIPQAMENTFKESRFIEQIMVLGEGRKFPAALIVPAFPFVKEWANRKNLQIGESHEDIAKNPDVIARIQQEVDRINAGYGNWEKIKKFALLPTEFGIESGELTPTLKLKRKIILEKYKGEVDEIYKDEHHE; encoded by the coding sequence GTGAGTGCTATTACAACTGATATGAATGAAGTAAGACGACTGTTTGACGTGCCTGCTTATCAATTGAATAACTTTCCAAGCACCTCCATGTTTGTGACTAAAGTGGATGGTGCATGGATACCTATGACGACCGAAGAATTTGTAGCACTTACAAATCAAATTTCCAAGGGACTTGTGGCACTCGGTGTTTCAGTTGGTGAACGTGTGGCATTGGTTTCACCGAACCGGGTAGAGTGGAATATCCTCGATATTGCCATTCAGCAGGTCGGAGCCATTGTAGTTCCGGTGTATCCGAATATTTCGGAGCACGATTATGTTTACATCTTTAACGATGCCGGGATCCGTCACGCGTTTGTGGCCGGAGAAGAATTGGGGAATAAAATTCAGGGTGTGAAATCCCAGATACCTTCCCTGGAGAAAATTTTCACGTTTGATCAGCTTGAAGCATTTACCAACTACAGGGAACTGATCGAAATGGGAAAAGACATTCCTCAGAACAAGATCTCGGAATTGAAGGCAAATGTGCGCAACGAAGATTTAGCAACCATTATTTATACGTCCGGAACAACCGGGAACCCGAAAGGAGTGATGTTGTCTCACAACAACCTGCTTTCCAACGTGCTTTCCTGTAAGTTCAGTATTCCGGCAGATGAACATTCGCGCGTATTGACATTCTTACCGGTTTGTCACGTATACGAACGCATGCTGCATTACCTATATATGTATTGCGGTTCTTCCATTTATTTTGCGGAATCCATGGATACCATCGGGCCGAATCTGAAAGAAGTGAAGCCGCATGTATTTACAGCCGTGCCCCGTTTGCTGGAGAAAGTGTTCGACCGTATTATGCTCACAGGTGAAGCCTTAACCGGGTTTAAACGAAGAATCTTCTTCTGGTCTGTTTCAGTTGCCGAGCAATACCATACCGGTAAATTGGGATTTTGGTATAAATTGAAACTGGGAATTGCCCGAAAACTGGTGTTTTCCAAATGGCAGGAAGCTTTGGGTGGGGAAGTGAGAGCAGTAGCTTCCGGTTCTGCAGCATTGCAACCGCGCCTGGCGCAAATATTCCTGGCGGCAGGAATTCCGGTATTGGAAGGTTACGGATTGACCGAAACTTCCCCGGTGATTTCAGTGAACTGTCTGAAGAAAGGAATCAAGATCGGAACGGTAGGGCCGCTGATCGACGGAGTAAAGGTGAAAATTGCAGAAGACGGTGAAATTTTGGTGAAAGGGCCGAATGTCATGATGGGATATTACAACCTTCCTGAAAAAACGGCTGAAGCGATTGATTCACAAGGCTGGTTTCATACCGGAGACATCGGAACATTTGAAGACGGGATTTTCCTGAAGATTACAGACCGCAAAAAGGAGATTTTCAAAACTTCCGGTGGGAAATACATCATTCCGCAGGCGATGGAAAATACCTTCAAAGAATCCCGCTTCATTGAGCAAATCATGGTATTGGGCGAAGGACGTAAATTTCCTGCTGCATTGATCGTTCCTGCATTCCCGTTTGTGAAAGAATGGGCAAACCGTAAAAACCTGCAAATCGGTGAAAGCCATGAAGATATTGCGAAAAATCCGGATGTGATTGCGCGTATCCAGCAGGAAGTAGACCGTATCAATGCTGGTTACGGAAACTGGGAGAAAATCAAGAAATTTGCATTGCTTCCAACTGAATTCGGGATCGAATCAGGAGAATTGACACCGACCTTAAAATTGAAACGGAAAATAATCCTTGAGAAATACAAAGGTGAAGTAGACGAGATCTATAAAGATGAACACCATGAATAA
- a CDS encoding DNA topoisomerase IB, with amino-acid sequence MAEIFDLDAFPEMADLVYVSVSEAGITRVRKGNDFEYYYNGKKVDSEKQLQRIKALVIPPAWENVWICKNANGHIQCTGVDARGRKQYRYHALWQKSRNESKFSRLIDFGNAMKKLRKQINSDLRKRSLNEDKVIATVLALMDATHIRVGNNQYEKTNKSYGLTTLKDKHVEISGEKISFSFVGKKGIHHSISLRNKRLARIVKQCRDIPGKALFQYYDQAGNRHTLDSGKVNAYIQKHTKDSFTTKDLRTWSASVCALQGFLHSDPVDTETARKKRAVEVLDLVSEQLGNTRTVCKKYYVHPEILELYESSQLEEHVKKIPPSDDWLSSEEKLLLKILKKTRQNMQARD; translated from the coding sequence ATGGCTGAAATTTTCGATTTGGACGCCTTTCCTGAAATGGCTGACCTGGTTTACGTCTCGGTTTCGGAGGCAGGTATTACCCGTGTGCGGAAAGGAAATGACTTTGAATATTACTACAACGGCAAGAAAGTAGATTCGGAAAAGCAGCTGCAACGAATCAAAGCGTTGGTGATACCTCCGGCCTGGGAGAACGTGTGGATCTGCAAAAATGCCAATGGACACATTCAATGTACCGGAGTGGATGCCCGCGGAAGAAAGCAATACCGCTACCATGCACTCTGGCAGAAGTCCCGTAATGAATCGAAATTTTCGCGGTTGATTGATTTTGGGAATGCCATGAAAAAGCTTCGCAAACAAATCAACAGCGACCTGAGAAAAAGGTCGTTAAACGAAGATAAAGTAATTGCAACCGTTCTGGCCTTGATGGATGCAACACATATCCGCGTGGGGAACAACCAGTATGAAAAAACCAATAAATCTTACGGATTGACCACCTTAAAAGATAAACACGTGGAAATTTCAGGAGAAAAAATCAGTTTTTCCTTTGTCGGAAAAAAAGGCATCCACCACAGCATTTCACTGCGCAACAAACGATTGGCACGTATTGTCAAACAATGCCGTGATATCCCGGGCAAAGCACTCTTCCAATATTACGACCAGGCGGGGAACCGGCATACACTGGATTCGGGAAAAGTGAATGCCTACATTCAAAAGCATACGAAAGATTCATTTACCACCAAAGATTTACGCACGTGGTCGGCAAGTGTTTGCGCGCTGCAGGGATTTTTGCATTCAGATCCCGTGGATACTGAAACAGCGCGTAAGAAAAGAGCCGTAGAAGTTCTGGACCTGGTCAGCGAACAACTGGGCAACACGCGAACGGTTTGCAAAAAATACTATGTACACCCGGAAATTTTAGAACTGTACGAGAGCAGCCAACTGGAAGAACACGTAAAGAAAATTCCACCGTCAGATGACTGGCTCAGTTCTGAGGAAAAGCTGTTATTAAAGATTTTGAAGAAGACTAGACAAAATATGCAGGCACGCGATTAA
- a CDS encoding T9SS type A sorting domain-containing protein, with protein MNQKLRQILFFVALVLTGSSYAQQTINVSTGWNNGVVALNTLEDSWNVTTPSNTVVTPKSCQNSGLWDYTNCSRWISSAVASNGNVLQTTPGTYTYRMNFTITPQTITCARFVINAIGADNTINGFSINGNSYFSSLGMPSGNNHFDPLKQNVEIYINPAHLTVGTNTITVTTYNNPDLGGDSDAAFNLCGEIRINEDFNIHPVVTGPTTICQGSPLTFGGALASGSNPSTHYYWRLYECDAAGNIVTNGFYWESLWFTGVPTGTYTFPSNLSVTCGKYYMAVLSAVKESSCANWAQDIHVFYYACKPTVNAGVDQTICQGECVTIGTTILTKGVSYNWSANGTYVGSGINISVCPETTTTYTLTATNNLTGCSSTDQVVVTVLPNEPRFNIATNTTNNNYYTVTGTPIVMNANTVAGFGQYWRLEELDANGNSLFNIESPNVWWPYPASCTFTGFDDYSLNYSGTYTTLPSSPTSGRFLYNHTYRITRGTWNNNCDWNQFSYSLTTVKSANGEGYQVMVEETTAPDFRSLAKEATESGWNISPNPSTGIFTVASESQETKQTIFEVFDLFGKKVVSKVIEAGTTRLSLDLSGNAKGVYILNITTDGVSKTHKIAVE; from the coding sequence ATGAATCAGAAATTAAGACAAATTTTGTTCTTTGTGGCTTTGGTTTTAACCGGGTCATCTTATGCACAACAAACTATTAATGTTTCCACCGGCTGGAATAACGGTGTAGTAGCCTTAAACACCCTGGAAGATTCCTGGAATGTCACGACGCCAAGCAACACAGTGGTAACTCCGAAAAGCTGTCAGAACAGCGGGTTATGGGATTATACCAACTGTAGTCGTTGGATTTCTTCGGCTGTAGCATCCAATGGAAATGTACTCCAGACTACTCCGGGAACCTATACCTACCGGATGAATTTTACCATAACACCTCAGACTATTACTTGTGCACGGTTTGTGATCAATGCTATTGGTGCTGACAATACAATAAACGGTTTTTCGATCAATGGCAACAGTTATTTCTCTTCACTTGGAATGCCTTCCGGGAATAATCATTTTGATCCTTTGAAACAAAATGTGGAAATTTATATTAACCCGGCTCATCTCACTGTTGGAACGAATACCATCACTGTTACGACCTACAATAACCCGGATTTGGGCGGAGATTCAGATGCTGCGTTCAATTTATGTGGAGAAATACGCATTAATGAAGATTTCAATATTCATCCGGTGGTTACCGGGCCTACAACGATCTGTCAGGGAAGTCCTTTAACATTTGGAGGAGCTCTTGCTTCAGGAAGTAATCCTTCTACCCATTATTACTGGAGATTGTACGAATGTGATGCTGCAGGAAATATCGTTACAAATGGATTTTACTGGGAGTCTTTGTGGTTTACGGGTGTTCCAACCGGAACCTATACTTTTCCATCCAATCTAAGCGTTACATGCGGTAAATATTACATGGCAGTGTTGTCGGCTGTTAAAGAGAGCAGCTGTGCCAATTGGGCTCAGGATATTCATGTTTTCTATTATGCTTGTAAACCAACAGTGAATGCCGGTGTTGATCAAACTATTTGCCAGGGAGAATGTGTAACTATCGGAACGACAATTCTTACGAAAGGTGTTTCCTACAACTGGTCTGCTAATGGAACTTATGTCGGATCAGGAATAAATATCTCAGTTTGTCCGGAAACAACAACAACATATACCCTGACAGCTACCAACAATTTGACAGGATGTTCCAGTACGGACCAGGTAGTGGTTACGGTATTGCCTAACGAACCGCGATTCAATATTGCTACGAATACTACGAATAACAATTATTACACGGTAACAGGAACACCGATTGTAATGAATGCGAATACGGTGGCTGGTTTCGGTCAGTATTGGAGATTAGAAGAGTTGGATGCAAATGGGAATTCGCTGTTCAACATTGAAAGCCCGAATGTTTGGTGGCCTTATCCGGCAAGTTGTACATTTACCGGTTTTGATGATTACTCATTGAATTACTCAGGAACATACACGACACTTCCGAGTTCCCCTACTTCCGGACGTTTCCTTTACAACCATACTTACCGTATTACACGCGGAACATGGAATAATAACTGTGATTGGAATCAATTTTCTTATAGTCTGACTACCGTTAAAAGTGCAAACGGAGAAGGTTACCAGGTAATGGTTGAGGAAACAACTGCTCCTGATTTCAGATCATTGGCAAAAGAAGCAACTGAAAGTGGGTGGAATATCAGTCCAAACCCGAGTACCGGAATCTTCACAGTTGCGAGTGAATCCCAGGAAACAAAACAAACAATATTTGAAGTGTTTGATTTGTTCGGTAAAAAAGTAGTGAGTAAAGTGATTGAGGCAGGGACTACACGCTTATCACTTGATTTAAGCGGGAATGCTAAAGGTGTTTACATCCTGAACATTACAACAGACGGTGTGAGTAAAACACATAAGATTGCTGTAGAGTAA
- a CDS encoding sigma-70 family RNA polymerase sigma factor, with protein sequence MEVAGDHLSDKARVDLVLVDQARNGDQAAYAQLMDRYRESIYFMMMKMVRNSDDADDLTIEAFGKAFSRLDQYSPSFAFSTWLFKIASNNCIDFIRKKRIKLTSMDTGYTNEDGEAVGIDARSDTRDPEEHIIHNQKVKHMRHLVSKLKPRYRELIEKRYFEELSYEEIAEELNLPLGTVKAQLFRARDFLAQMMDQTKDAI encoded by the coding sequence ATGGAAGTAGCAGGAGATCATTTATCGGACAAGGCGCGCGTGGATTTGGTGTTGGTTGACCAGGCCAGAAATGGCGACCAGGCTGCTTATGCCCAATTAATGGACCGCTACCGGGAATCCATCTATTTCATGATGATGAAGATGGTCCGCAACTCGGATGATGCAGACGATTTGACGATCGAAGCTTTCGGGAAAGCATTCAGCAGGCTGGATCAATATTCACCGAGTTTTGCATTTTCTACCTGGCTGTTCAAGATCGCTTCCAATAACTGCATTGATTTTATCCGCAAGAAACGCATCAAGCTCACTTCCATGGATACCGGCTACACGAATGAAGACGGAGAAGCCGTTGGAATCGACGCCCGGTCAGATACGCGCGATCCGGAAGAACACATCATTCACAACCAAAAAGTGAAACACATGCGCCACCTGGTAAGCAAATTGAAACCACGCTACCGGGAACTGATCGAAAAACGCTACTTTGAAGAATTGAGCTACGAAGAAATCGCAGAGGAATTAAATCTTCCGCTTGGAACCGTAAAAGCACAATTATTCCGCGCACGCGATTTCCTGGCGCAGATGATGGATCAAACAAAAGACGCTATTTAA